One Hordeum vulgare subsp. vulgare chromosome 4H, MorexV3_pseudomolecules_assembly, whole genome shotgun sequence DNA window includes the following coding sequences:
- the LOC123449771 gene encoding 4-coumarate--CoA ligase-like 4, whose translation MATATADPRSGYCAATGAFRSKRAVVPLPADRDLDVVTFLASRRHSGVVALVDASTGRRTTFADLWRAVAGAATALAAPPFGLRKGHVALILSPNSVHFPVAALAAMSLGAVVTTANPLNTAAEVAKQVADARPVLAFTTRDLLPKLPRGLRVVLLEPPSPADDPRIVATIDEISATTPDPARRRDRVTQDDQATLLYSSGTTGPSKGVVATHRNLISMVQIVMNRFRLEDSDTTETFLCTVPMFHVYGLVAFATGLLGCGATIVVLSKFELPEMLRCITAYGVTYLPLVPPILVAMVAHPKPLPLGNLRKVLSGGAPLSKELIEGFRDKYPQVEILQGYGLTESTAIGASTDSAEESRRYGTAGLLSPNTEAKIVDPETGEALPVNRTGELWIRGPYVMKGYFKNTEATQSTVTPDGWLKTGDLCYIDEDGYLFVVDRLKELIKYKGYQVPPAELEALLLTHPEVSDVAVIPFPDREVGQFPMAYVVRKKGSNLSAQEVMEFVAKQVAPYKKVRKVAFVTDIPKNASGKILRKDLIKLATSKL comes from the exons ATGGCCACGGCGACGGCGGACCCGCGGAGCGGCTACTGCGCCGCGACGGGCGCGTTCCGGAGCAAGCGCGCGGTGGTGCCGCTCCCGGCGGACCGTGACCTGGACGTGGTCACCTTCCTGGCCTCCCGCCGCCACTCGGGCGTCGTCGCGCTCGTCGACGCCTCCACGGGCCGCCGCACCACCTTCGCCGACCTCTGGCGCGCCGTGGCCGGGGCCGCCACCGCGCTCGCCGCGCCGCCCTTCGGCCTCCGCAAGGGCCACGTCGCGCTCATCCTCTCCCCCAACTCGGTCCACTTCCCCGTCGCCGCGCTCGCCGCCATGTCGCTCGGCGCCGTCGTCACCACCGCCAACCCGCTCAACACCGCCGCCGAGGTCGCCAAGCAGGTCGCCGACGCCCGCCCCGTCCTCGCCTTCACCACCCGCGACCTCCTCCCCAAGCTGCCCCGCGGCCTCCGCGTCGTGCTCCTCGAGCCTCCCTCCCCCGCCGACGACCCGCGGATcgtcgccaccatcgacgagatcTCCGCCACCACGCCCGACCCCGCGCGCCGACGGGACCGCGTCACGCAGGACGACCAGGCCACGCTGCTCTACTCCTCCGGCACCACGGGGCCCAGCAAGGGCGTCGTCGCCACGCACCGCAACCTCATCTCCATGGTCCAGATCGTCATGAACCGCTTCCGCCTCGAGGACTCGGACACCACGGAGACCTTCCTCTGCACGGTGCCCATGTTCCACGTCTACGGCCTCGTCGCCTTCGCCACCGGCCTGCTCGGCTGCGGCGCCACCATCGTCGTGCTCTCCAAGTTCGAGCTCCCCGAGATGCTGCGCTGCATCACCGCCTACGGGGTCACCTACCTGCCGCTCGTGCCGCCCATCCTCGTCGCCATGGTCGCGCACCCCAAGCCGCTGCCGCTCGGCAACCTGCGCAAGGTGCTCTCCGGCGGCGCGCCGCTAAGCAAGGAGCTCATCGAAGGCTTCAGGGACAAGTACCCGCAGGTGGAGATCCTGCAGGGGTACGGGCTGACCGAGAGCACGGCCATCGGCGCGTCCACGGACTCGGCCGAGGAGAGCCGCCGGTACGGGACGGCCGGGCTCCTGTCGCCCAACACCGAGGCCAAGATCGTCGACCCGGAGACAGGCGAGGCGCTGCCGGTGAACCGCACCGGCGAGCTCTGGATCAGGGGACCCTACGTCATGAAAG GATACTTCAAGAACACAGAGGCAACACAGTCGACGGTGACGCCCGACGGATGGCTCAAGACCGGTGACCTATGCTACATAGACGAGGATGGGTATCTCTTCGTGGTGGACCGTCTGAAAGAGTTGATCAAATACAAAGGCTATCAG GTGCCTCCAGCAGAGTTGGAAGCTCTTCTGCTGACCCATCCAGAGGTTTCCGATGTCGCTGTTATTCC GTTCCCAGACAGGGAGGTCGGTCAGTTCCCGATGGCCTATGTCGTGAGGAAGAAAGGGAGCAATTTGTCAGCGCAGGAGGTGATGGAGTTTGTGGCGAAACAG GTAGCACCTTACAAGAAGGTGAGGAAGGTGGCGTTCGTGACAGACATCCCCAAGAATGCGTCTGGCAAGATACTGAGGAAGGATCTTATCAAGCTCGCGACCTCCAAGCTGTGA